A portion of the Ascochyta rabiei chromosome 13, complete sequence genome contains these proteins:
- a CDS encoding DNA-(apurinic or apyrimidinic site) lyase yields MRTSRLSRDSSRTLAASRSLRQTRSGANPPIHDASDSDLSSVPTDAGSDGEFATPPPKRRKAERATRAKVKRESQDVSVTSIASPEKDVNPKRARRAPAKKSSGADGSVKVAPPSNWEEIYALTREMRNENLAPVDTMGCESLADRQRSPRDQRFQTLIALMLSSQTKDTVTAVAMRGMQERMPGGFHLESVLALEPAELNGFINKVGFHNLKTKYIKQTAEILRDRFSSDIPDTIAGLVSLPGVGPKMAYLTLSAAWGRDEGIGVDVHVHRITNLWGWHKTQTPEQTRAALESWLPKDKWHDINNLLVGFGQTICLPVGRKCGDCKLSERGLCPSAVVGMKKKIKKEAVVKAEPGENAVKEETVIAEIGQVKAEDVDVAVGDIEDIGQTPRTRT; encoded by the exons ATGCGCACCTCGCGCCTATCGCGCGACTCGTCTCGCACTCTCGCCGCGAGCCGATCACTACGTCAGACCCGCTCTGGCGCGAACCCGCCCATCCACGATGCTTCCGATTCCGACTTGAGCTCTGTACCCACCGATGCAGGCTCAGACGGCGAGTTCGCGACTCCTCCACCCAAGAGACGGAAGGCGGAGCGAGCCACTCGGGCGAAAGTCAAGCGTGAGAGCCAGGATGTATCGGTGACGAGCATCGCATCGCCAGAGAAGGATGTCAACCCGAAGAGGGCACGCCGTGCGCCTGCAAAGAAGTCCAGCGGCGCAGACGGGAGCGTGAAGGTCGCACCACCGAGCAATTGGGAAGAAATCTATGCCTTGACACGGGAGATGCGTAATGAGAACCTTGCGCCGGTAGACACCATGGGCTGTGAGAGTCTGGCagacaggcagaggagcCCACGCGACCAGCGGTTCCAGACTCTCATAGCGCTCATGCTGAGCAGTCAGACCAAAGACACAGTGACGGCCGTGGCCATGCGAGGGATGCAAGAGAGGATGCCCGGC GGCTTCCATCTCGAGTCCGTCCTCGCCCTCGAGCCCGCAGAACTGAACGGCTTCATCAACAAAGTCGGCTTTCACAACCTCAAAACCAAGTACATCAAGCAGACCGCGGAGATCCTGCGCGACAGGTTTTCTTCAGACATCCCCGACACCATAGCCGGACTGGTCTCGCTGCCCGGTGTCGGTCCCAAGATGGCCTATCTCACGCTCAGCGCTGCATGGGGCCGCGACGAAGGCATCGGTGTCGATGTACATGTACATCGTATTACGAATCTATGGGGCTGGCACAAGACGCAGACTCCCGAGCAGACAAGAGCAGCGTTGGAGAGCTGGCTGCCAAAGGACAAGTGGCATGACATCAACAACTTGCTGGTCGGGTTTGGCCAGACCATCTGCTTACCCGTGGGGAGGAAGTGTGGGGACTGCAAACTCAGCGAGAGGGGGCTTTGCCCGAGCGCGGTCGTGGggatgaagaagaagatcaaGAAGGAGGCTGTCGTCAAGGCTGAGCCTGGCGAGAACGCCGTGAAAGAAGAGACTGTTATCGCTGAGATCGGTCAAGTGAAGGCCGAGGACGTGGATGTTGCGGTGGGCGATATCGAGGATATTGGGCAGACGCCTCGCACGCGAACATGA
- a CDS encoding DNA-(apurinic or apyrimidinic site) lyase translates to MDSHAFHSQTDEVDIFNTTPEKPSGPSNSGHDQIKTQASSPTREVLSHVAQEHLIPAENSMQAFATSGNTKARQRRHLITVAATRSRPRILTLFVCASGLLFHLLGIDLGLRLMNGYTEPRLHRAEVQLQAANSDLFREQLIYSNLDRISGATLDRRYGENYEQCLARGLYLAEDAFLGLDLTQYPEVRNRTMEWATHNCGRLLHTPQLLRPEVLRFWTPTSKYRQFAEQAFTRIRTRAALLRRLWFGVESRLAPKPIVAEQSNSTAKRSKLATRMPFSLTLDCHGPPPCRLVDSRSSNSTSRSASSEDAVASALKQVQKWSWPFDRVFRINRYMVSALALLQTLFGALFLLAVLVSRPRPQPKSLLSTRLAGVWPRVCNAIARLHKDEELALGLFINSAMYALLHYQLEYVIEEFDRPLLPVGAAVCAFHVPQTLAFFDPVSIKTETVRSFCRSIKELYMISQGAEPHQLAVQECRRSVCQPSDAKPASKIAARFISPLTPISEDIQQERKAMHAEQGKRPCADFGLEAGYATETDSDYDSDVQQASYVDLTGGATPTFSEDGSDWSVVED, encoded by the coding sequence ATGGACTCACATGCTTTCCACTCTCAAACCGACGAGGTTGACATCTTCAACACCACGCCCGAGAAGCCATCAGGTCCTTCGAATAGTGGACACGACCAGATCAAGACCCAGGCATCCAGCCCAACCCGTGAAGTGCTCTCGCATGTCGCACAAGAGCATCTGATCCCCGCCGAGAACAGTATGCAGGCCTTTGCAACTTCAGGGAACACCAAAGCACGCCAACGCAGGCACCTCATCACGGTCGCTGCTACACGCTCACGACCACGGATCTTGACTCTCTTCGTCTGTGCGTCCGGCCTACTCTTCCATCTTCTGGGTATCGATCTGGGATTGCGACTCATGAATGGCTATACGGAGCCTCGATTGCACCGGGCCGAAGTTCAGCTGCAAGCTGCAAACAGTGACCTGTTTCGCGAGCAACTCATATACTCCAACCTGGATCGCATCTCTGGTGCCACGTTGGATCGACGCTACGGCGAGAACTACGAACAGTGCCTTGCTCGTGGCCTCTACCTGGCTGAAGACGCGTTCCTTGGTCTCGACCTAACACAGTATCCTGAGGTCCGAAACCGCACAATGGAGTGGGCAACACACAATTGTGGCAGACTCTTGCATACACCCCAGCTGCTCAGACCAGAGGTCTTGAGGTTTTGGACACCCACTAGCAAGTATCGACAGTTTGCTGAGCAAGCCTTCACTCGTATCAGAACCAGGGCTGCGCTACTTCGACGCCTGTGGTTCGGTGTGGAATCTCGACTTGCTCCAAAGCCCATCGTCGCGGAACAGAGCAACAGCACCGCGAAGCGTTCTAAATTGGCTACCAGAATGCCATTTAGTCTTACCCTGGATTGTCATGGGCCTCCTCCCTGTCGTCTGGTTGACTCAAGGTCGTCAAACTCAACCAGCCGAAGTGCAAGCTCTGAGGATGCTGTTGCGTCAGCGCTTAAGCAAGTCCAAAAATGGTCTTGGCCATTTGACAGAGTCTTTCGCATCAACCGCTACATGGTCAGCGCACTCGCTCTCTTACAAACCCTATTTGGAGCTCTCTTCCTTCTTGCGGTACTCGTCTCGCGGCCTCGGCCACAGCCTAAATCGCTTCTGTCTACAAGGTTAGCAGGTGTTTGGCCGCGTGTTTGCAACGCCATAGCTCGCTTGCACAAAGACGAAGAGCTCGCACTTGGACTCTTCATCAACTCAGCCATGTACGCGCTTCTACACTACCAACTCGAATACGTCATCGAAGAGTTTGACCGCCCCTTACTGCCTGTCGGCGCCGCCGTCTGCGCGTTCCACGTACCCCAAACTCTCGCCTTCTTTGATCCTGTGTCAATCAAGACAGAGACTGTCCGTAGCTTCTGCCGCAGTATCAAGGAGCTATACATGATCTCTCAGGGCGCTGAACCTCATCAGTTGGCGGTCCAGGAATGCCGTCGTTCTGTCTGTCAGCCTTCAGATGCCAAACCGGCCTCCAAAATTGCTGCTCGCTTTATCTCGCCGCTGACGCCCATCTCAGAGGACATCCAGCAGGAGCGCAAAGCCATGCACGCAGAGCAGGGCAAGCGTCCTTGTGCCGACTTTGGACTGGAGGCTGGATATGCTACCGAGACCGACTCCGACTACGACTCTGATGTCCAGCAGGCTAGCTACGTCGACCTTACTGGCGGTGCTACGCCTACATTTTCCGAGGATGGATCGGACTGGTCTGTCGTCGAGGACTAA
- a CDS encoding Mannose-6-phosphate isomerase, translated as MRVPLIRLQCGVNSYDWGKVGKDSAAAKFHAATASHGFSIQEDKPYAELWMGTHPSLPSRDLDTQRSLLDLVQENQSLLSADIAERYENRLPFLFKVLSIGKALSIQAHPNKKLAEQLHKRDPNHYPDDNHKPEMTIAVTPFDGLCGFRPLNEIAHFLQNIPSLRKLVGEDAAKDFEDAVKGRETSDKEEDVKANKKALQSAFTKVMNVDQDALASAAKELISAAKSEGSSFAGNGGPSNDGQELADLVVRLDSQFPGDIGLFVQFFLNYVKLQVGEAMFLKADDIHAYLSGDIIECMASSDNVVRAGFTPKFKDVETLTSMLTYSYAPISEQKMNPVDYPYAKLNTTGYSSNSSNTLYDPPIPEFAVVRTALNKSGAKTTFDAIDGPSIVLCTKGKGSISVGPKKEELKEGYVYFVGATAEVVIESEADAGDEEGLVTFKAFCQLDEEAKEKL; from the exons ATGCGTGTTCCTCTTATCAGACTGCAGTGCG GCGTAAACAGCTACGACTGGG GGAAGGTCGGCAAGGACTCTGCAGCAGCAAAGTTCCACGCCGCCACAGCTTCGCACGGCTTTTCCATCCAAGAAGACAAGCCCTACGCCGAG CTATGGATGGGCACGCATCCCTCCCTTCCTTCAAGGGACCTCGACACCCAACGCTCGCTCCTCGACCTCGTGCAAGAGAACCAGTCTCTCCTCTCCGCAGACATTGCCGAGCGCTACGAGAACAGGCTGCCGTTCCTGTTCAAGGTCCTGTCCATTGGCAAGGCGTTGAGCATCCAGGCCCACCCCAACAAGAAGCTCGCAGAGCAGCTGCACAAGAGAGACCCCAACCACTACCCAG ATGACAACCACAAGCCGGAGATGACGATTGCGGTCACGCCTTTCGACGGTCTCTGCGGCTTCCGCCCCTTGAACGAGATCGCGCACTTCCTCCAGAACATCCCTTCCTTGCGAAAGCTAGTGGGCGAGGACGCCGCCAAGGACTTCGAGGATGCAGTCAAGGGCAGAGAGACATCAGACAAGGAGGAAGACGTCAAGGCGAACAAGAAGGCCCTGCAGTCCGCCTTCACCAAGGTCATGAACGTAGACCAGGACGCCCTAGCCTCTGCAGCCAAGGAGCTCATCTCTGCGGCCAAATCCGAGGGCTCGTCATTCGCCGGCAACGGTGGCCCCTCCAACGACGGCCAAGAGCTCGCCGATCTCGTGGTCCGCCTCGATTCCCAGTTCCCCGGCGATATCGGGCTGTTCGTCCAGTTCTTCCTCAACTACGTCAAGCTCCAAGTCGGTGAAGCCATGTTCCTCAAGGCCGACGACATCCACGCCTACTTGTCAGGAGACATCATCGAGTGCATGGCCTCGTCCGACAACGTCGTGCGCGCCGGCTTCACGCCCAAGTTCAAGGATGTCGAGACGCTGACCAGCATGCTGACGTACTCATACGCGCCCATCAGCGAGCAGAAGATGAACCCTGTGGACTACCCATATGCGAAGCTCAACACCACTGGATACTCGTCCAACTCGTCCAACACTCTCTACGACCCGCCGATCCCGGAGTTTGCCGTGGTCAGAACGGCGCTCAACAAGAGCGGCGCGAAGACCACGTTCGATGCCATTGACGGCCCCAGTATTGTGCTGTGCACCAAAGGCAAGGGATCGATCAGCGTGGGTCCAAAGAAGGAAGAGCTGAAGGAAGGCTATGTCTACTTTGTTGGCGCCACAGCAGAGGTGGTCATTGAGAGCGAGGCTGATGCTGGTGATGAGGAAGGCCTGGTCACCTTCAAGGCCTTCTGCCAGCTTGACGAAGAGGCCAAGGAGAAGCTGTAG